One window of the Staphylococcus equorum genome contains the following:
- the hisIE gene encoding bifunctional phosphoribosyl-AMP cyclohydrolase/phosphoribosyl-ATP diphosphatase HisIE: MTQQPDFSKGLLPAILQDVDTKQVLMLGYMNEAAYNKTLADGIVCFYSRSKERLWTKGESSGHTQVVKNIHLDCDQDTLLIDVVPNGPTCHTGSQSCFNTDVPFNIQQLEQTVTSSAQSNKENSYTQYLLNEGLEKITKKFGEESFEVVIGAMKSDRNEVTNETADLMYHLFVLLHALDIKFEDIEAVLAQRHQTSNNFKGERNDIDNW; encoded by the coding sequence ATGACACAACAACCTGATTTTAGTAAAGGACTCTTACCAGCAATTTTGCAAGATGTTGATACAAAACAAGTGCTCATGCTTGGCTATATGAACGAAGCAGCATATAACAAAACATTAGCAGATGGCATTGTTTGCTTCTATTCTCGCTCTAAAGAACGTTTGTGGACCAAAGGCGAGTCTTCTGGCCACACGCAAGTAGTTAAAAACATTCATTTAGACTGCGATCAAGATACACTACTCATCGATGTTGTGCCAAATGGTCCAACTTGTCATACTGGGAGCCAAAGTTGCTTTAATACCGACGTTCCTTTTAATATCCAACAATTAGAACAAACTGTAACTTCAAGTGCACAATCTAATAAAGAGAACTCATATACACAATATTTGTTAAATGAAGGTCTTGAAAAAATCACCAAAAAATTTGGAGAAGAATCATTTGAAGTTGTTATTGGCGCGATGAAGTCTGACCGTAATGAAGTGACAAATGAAACTGCAGATTTAATGTATCATCTATTCGTATTATTACATGCTTTAGATATTAAATTTGAAGACATCGAAGCTGTGTTAGCACAACG
- the hisB gene encoding imidazoleglycerol-phosphate dehydratase HisB, giving the protein MIYQKTRNTAETQLSISLADDQRTSKIDTGVGFLDHMLTLFTFHSKLSITVEANGDTEVDDHHVTEDIGIVLGQLLLELVKERKSFQRYGVSYIPMDETLARSVVDISGRPYLSFNADFSKEKVGTFDTELVDEFFRALVINARLTTHIDLLRGGNTHHEIEGIFKSFARALKEALASNDSEGIPSSKGVIE; this is encoded by the coding sequence ATGATTTATCAAAAAACACGTAACACTGCCGAAACACAATTAAGTATTTCACTTGCAGATGATCAACGTACAAGCAAAATTGATACGGGTGTGGGTTTTCTAGATCATATGCTTACCCTCTTTACTTTTCACAGCAAATTGTCAATTACAGTAGAAGCGAATGGTGATACGGAAGTCGATGATCACCATGTGACTGAAGATATTGGTATCGTACTTGGTCAATTATTATTAGAATTAGTTAAAGAACGCAAAAGCTTTCAACGCTATGGCGTAAGTTATATTCCTATGGATGAAACACTTGCACGCTCAGTTGTAGATATCAGCGGCCGTCCGTATTTATCATTTAATGCAGACTTTAGTAAAGAAAAAGTAGGTACTTTTGATACGGAACTTGTAGATGAATTCTTTCGTGCATTAGTGATTAATGCACGATTAACAACACATATCGATTTATTACGTGGCGGTAATACGCACCATGAGATTGAAGGCATATTCAAATCATTTGCACGTGCACTAAAAGAAGCTTTAGCAAGTAACGATTCAGAAGGCATTCCCTCTTCTAAGGGTGTGATTGAATGA
- the hisA gene encoding 1-(5-phosphoribosyl)-5-((5-phosphoribosylamino)methylideneamino)imidazole-4-carboxamide isomerase, whose protein sequence is MIKLWPAIDLINATSVRLTEGKYDSEEKMPRSAEESIKFYNQFKCVDRIHIVDLIGAKQQSSIERNYIKELRQLTDKSMEVGGGIRSIDTIEAYFNDGIDYCIVGTKGIQDLAWLEQMANQYPNRIYISVDAYRRDVKINGWEQDAQLDLFDLVNEIERFPLGGIIYTDISKDGRLEGPNFEITGQLVAASDKQIIASGGIRNQQDLTQLESLGVYAAIVGKAAHNADFWEGLS, encoded by the coding sequence ATGATTAAACTCTGGCCAGCAATTGATTTAATCAATGCTACAAGTGTACGACTAACTGAAGGTAAATATGATTCAGAAGAAAAAATGCCACGTAGCGCTGAAGAAAGCATCAAATTTTATAACCAGTTTAAGTGTGTTGATCGTATTCACATTGTCGATTTAATCGGCGCAAAACAACAATCATCTATTGAAAGAAATTATATAAAAGAGTTACGACAACTTACTGACAAATCAATGGAAGTTGGTGGCGGTATTAGAAGTATCGACACAATAGAAGCCTATTTCAATGACGGTATTGATTATTGTATTGTAGGTACCAAAGGGATTCAGGATTTAGCATGGTTAGAGCAAATGGCAAATCAGTATCCAAATCGTATATACATTTCTGTTGATGCTTATCGTCGTGATGTAAAAATCAATGGTTGGGAACAAGACGCTCAACTAGATTTATTTGATTTAGTTAACGAAATTGAACGCTTCCCACTTGGTGGTATTATTTATACAGATATTTCTAAAGATGGTCGATTGGAAGGACCTAACTTTGAAATAACAGGACAATTAGTAGCAGCGTCTGATAAACAAATTATCGCTTCAGGTGGTATACGAAACCAACAAGACTTAACACAGTTAGAATCACTAGGCGTCTATGCTGCAATCGTCGGTAAAGCAGCGCACAATGCTGATTTTTGGGAGGGATTATCATGA
- the hisH gene encoding imidazole glycerol phosphate synthase subunit HisH, with translation MIAIIDYGLGNIKNVQRAVEHLGYKTILTDKQSEIEGADIIILPGVGHFKDAMQAIQTRGLASVLQSITDKPIIGICLGMQLLYDWSAEGNVEGLKLFPGNIVPIETHYPVPHLGWNNLISNHPQLAQDVYFVHSYQAEMSEHVVAFAEYGDPIPAIVQYKHYIGIQFHPEKSGADGLTILNQALKGGFLL, from the coding sequence ATGATTGCTATCATAGACTACGGTCTAGGAAATATTAAAAATGTACAACGTGCAGTCGAACATTTAGGCTATAAAACGATACTAACAGATAAGCAAAGTGAAATAGAAGGTGCAGATATCATCATATTACCTGGTGTGGGTCATTTTAAAGACGCAATGCAAGCGATACAAACACGTGGCTTAGCATCAGTGCTACAGTCAATTACAGATAAACCGATTATAGGTATCTGTCTTGGTATGCAACTCTTATACGATTGGAGTGCAGAAGGAAATGTCGAAGGTTTAAAACTTTTCCCGGGAAATATTGTTCCAATCGAAACACACTATCCTGTACCTCATTTAGGCTGGAATAATTTAATTAGCAACCACCCTCAATTGGCACAAGATGTATATTTCGTACATTCATATCAAGCTGAAATGTCTGAACATGTCGTTGCTTTCGCTGAATACGGTGATCCAATTCCAGCAATTGTTCAATATAAACACTATATCGGCATTCAATTTCACCCAGAAAAAAGTGGAGCCGATGGATTAACAATACTCAACCAAGCATTGAAAGGCGGTTTCTTATTATGA
- the hisF gene encoding imidazole glycerol phosphate synthase subunit HisF, with protein sequence MIKKRIIPCLDVKDGRVVKGIQFKGLRDIGNPVDYALYYNDQGADELVFLDISRTEAGHDLVLDVIEETAGKLFIPLTVGGGIATLDDISQLLNHGADKVSLNSSALKNPEFIKQASEKFGSQCICIAIDSNYDDELKDYYCYTHGGKQRTDKRVYDWVQEVEALGAGELLITSMTHDGMKQGFDVKHLHDIEQLVNIPVIASGGGGKPDHFVDLFKQTDVSAGLAASILHDKETTVDEIKQTMAQGGIPIR encoded by the coding sequence ATGATTAAAAAGAGAATTATCCCCTGTTTAGATGTAAAAGATGGTCGCGTAGTTAAAGGGATTCAATTTAAAGGGTTACGCGATATTGGTAATCCAGTAGACTATGCGCTTTATTACAATGACCAAGGTGCAGATGAACTCGTCTTTTTAGATATTTCTCGAACTGAAGCTGGTCACGATCTCGTACTTGATGTCATTGAGGAAACTGCCGGAAAATTATTTATTCCACTTACGGTTGGCGGCGGTATTGCTACTTTAGATGATATATCACAACTACTTAATCATGGTGCAGACAAAGTTTCACTGAATTCAAGCGCACTTAAAAATCCAGAGTTCATTAAACAAGCAAGTGAAAAATTTGGAAGTCAGTGCATTTGTATCGCTATTGATAGCAATTATGATGACGAACTGAAAGACTACTATTGCTATACTCACGGTGGTAAACAACGTACTGATAAACGTGTATATGATTGGGTCCAAGAAGTAGAAGCATTAGGCGCAGGTGAACTACTCATCACAAGCATGACTCACGATGGTATGAAACAAGGCTTTGATGTGAAACATTTACATGATATTGAACAACTTGTAAATATTCCTGTCATCGCTTCAGGTGGTGGCGGAAAACCAGATCACTTTGTTGATTTATTTAAACAAACAGATGTCTCTGCAGGCCTCGCAGCAAGTATATTACACGATAAAGAAACCACTGTAGATGAAATAAAACAAACAATGGCACAAGGAGGTATTCCCATTAGATGA
- a CDS encoding pyridoxal phosphate-dependent aminotransferase yields MIRINKNESPLRPLSDSQLATIIQEATFNFYPDDEYECFKAAYANYYNLSAEQIIAGNGSDELIQKLMLIMPEGPALTLNPDFFMYQAYAYQVDRPIEFVNAEPDLSFDLERILQRIDEVQPAFFIMSNPHNPSGKQYSLTFLKAIGDKMKTLGGYFIIDEAYLDFGNTYQIEMQPHILQMRTLSKAFGIAGLRLGMLISTPETIQEIKRIEHPYPLNTITLHIALYMFEHTEMLNNFINHQRQLAIKLRNMFDDLVSDIMVVFPSSTNFVLTKGTAAQSLGAFIKAHGFLPRVYDENEMADYVRYSIATDEQLDELAAIIKNWRSQYDLSKNT; encoded by the coding sequence ATGATTAGAATCAACAAAAATGAAAGTCCACTTCGTCCATTATCTGATTCACAATTGGCAACAATTATTCAAGAAGCAACATTTAATTTCTATCCAGATGACGAGTATGAATGTTTTAAAGCAGCTTACGCAAATTATTATAATCTTTCAGCTGAGCAAATTATTGCAGGTAATGGTTCTGATGAATTAATTCAAAAATTAATGCTGATTATGCCAGAAGGCCCAGCACTTACATTGAACCCAGATTTTTTCATGTATCAAGCCTATGCTTATCAAGTTGATCGCCCAATTGAATTTGTAAATGCTGAACCAGATTTATCATTCGATTTGGAACGTATTTTGCAACGTATAGATGAAGTTCAGCCAGCGTTCTTTATCATGAGTAATCCGCACAATCCGTCAGGCAAGCAATATAGCCTGACGTTCTTAAAAGCAATTGGAGATAAAATGAAAACATTAGGTGGTTATTTCATCATAGATGAGGCTTATTTAGATTTTGGTAATACTTACCAAATAGAAATGCAGCCCCACATTTTACAAATGCGTACACTTTCAAAAGCATTTGGCATCGCTGGCTTAAGATTAGGCATGCTTATTAGTACGCCCGAAACAATACAAGAAATTAAAAGGATTGAACACCCTTACCCATTAAACACAATTACATTGCATATTGCTTTATATATGTTTGAACATACAGAAATGCTGAACAATTTTATAAATCATCAAAGACAACTTGCTATAAAATTACGCAATATGTTTGATGACTTAGTATCAGATATCATGGTCGTATTTCCTTCCTCGACGAACTTTGTTTTAACAAAAGGAACTGCAGCACAAAGTTTGGGCGCATTTATTAAAGCGCACGGTTTCCTACCTAGAGTCTATGACGAAAACGAAATGGCTGATTATGTTCGTTATTCTATAGCTACAGATGAACAGTTAGATGAATTAGCAGCAATCATTAAAAATTGGAGGTCTCAATATGATTTATCAAAAAACACGTAA